In Drosophila innubila isolate TH190305 chromosome 2R unlocalized genomic scaffold, UK_Dinn_1.0 1_C_2R, whole genome shotgun sequence, the following are encoded in one genomic region:
- the LOC117782892 gene encoding orexin receptor type 2 — MASLPQSLPVSLLQTLNVTLGVLPYPIFPIANLCQIHAKQRSVFIVLVCVLFVIAFIGNIGTLYVNSRRKLRPFFRICLIALACSDLLYSMSFTTAYVAHFNAKYLELWVLGRFMCSFVPFVNTATIMFSSLILVAIALDRYMAIRRAALTIWNPSWLYCGMCIAGIWLTSVICAAPLFIISEFTKVYLQPTDELVVSELQLASMCLGMSGVIGVYNVILLSLIFLPCIVGFVFLNATIARRLWQRRHHHHQQQRQQEGQHKGAPRRGEPRFVYLLSKPETTHALMTAFSVAASLDLSINKLTPSPPPSPPQPQTEFLSPAAAARVARHRRMVHVVILMMAAFICLRLPAWIFLILRLYGTFSSPVDWLLYFSFGLLNLTSSALNPLFYTFLTQTIRCLSRIKLKLHRLLCCLHKSESESQTDAAMPKESSSLGKCCLCCGVQVTWQCYAKTAKMTPSSQSAVPDQPLPTSTFTVANDNNNLPHFGDLTSEIFTIYNENSLSTLSSASIKSSS, encoded by the exons ATGGCGTCGCTGCCTCAGTCGCTGCCAGTGTCGCTGCTGCAGACTTTAAACGTCACATTGGGGGTACTTCCATATCCGATTTTCCCAATTGCGAATCTGTGTCAGATTCATGCGAAGCAGCGAAGTGTTTTCATAGTATTGGTGTGCGTGCTATTTGTGATTGCCTTTATAGGCAACATTGGCACCCTGTATGTGAATAGCAGACGCAAATTGAGACCCTTTTTTCGCATCTGCCTCATTGCTTTAGCCTGCAGCGATCTACTCTATTCCATGAGCTTCACCACAGCCTATGTGGCGCACTTTAATGCCAAATATCTGGAATTGTGG GTCTTGGGACGATTTATGTGCAGTTTTGTGCCCTTTGTCAATACGGCGACAATTATGTTCAGCAGTCTCATCCTGGTGGCCATTGCCTTGGATCGCTATATGGCCATAAGACGTGCTGCCTTAACCATTTGGAATCCAAGTTGGCTCTACTGTGGCATGTGTATTGCTGGTATTTGGCTCACATCCGTTATCTGCGCCGCGCCCCTCTTTATCATCTCAGAGTTCACAAAGGTCTATCTGCAGCCAACGGACGAGCTGGTGGTCAGCGAACTGCAATTGGCCAGCATGTGTCTGGGCATGAGT GGAGTTATTGGGGTCTACAATGTGATATTGCTTAGCCTCATCTTCCTGCCCTGCATTGTTGGCTTCGTCTTCCTCAATGCGACAATTGCGCGTCGCTTGTGGCAACGTcgtcatcaccatcatcagcaacagcggcagcaggaGGGGCAGCACAAGGGGGCGCCTCGCAGGGGGGAGCCACGCTTTGTGTATCTTCTCAGCAAGCCGGAGACAACACACGCCTTGATGACCGCCTTCAGTGTGGCTGCCTCGTTGGACTTGAGCATTAACAAGTTGACACCGTCACCACCACCATcaccaccacaaccacagACAGAGTTTCTGAGTCCGGCGGCAGCGGCACGTGTGGCACGTCATCGCCGCATGGTGCATGTGGTGATTCTAATGATGGCCGCATTCATATGCTTGCGTCTTCCCGCCTGGATCTTCCTCATCCTGCGACTGTATGGCACCTTCTCCTCTCCAGTTGATTGGCTGCTCTACTTTAGCTTTGGACTGCTTAATCTGACCAGCAGTGCTCTCAATCCCCTGTTCTACACCTTTCTCACCCAAACCATTCGATGTCTCTCGCGGATCAAGCTGAAATTACATCGTTTGCTTTGCTGTCTTCACAAGTCGGAGTCGGAATCGCAGACGGATGCAGCGATGCCCAAGGAATCATCTAGCCTAGGAAAATGTTGTCTCTGCTGTGGTGTGCAGGTCACCTGGCAATGCTATGCCAAGACTGCAAAGATGACACCTTCAAGTCAATCAGCTGTGCCGGATCAACCTCTGCCAACATCCACATTTACAGTTgccaatgacaacaacaacctgcCACATTTTGGGGATCTAACGAGCGAGATCTTCACCATCTACAATGAGAACTCGTTGTCGACTTTGTCAAGTGCGTCAATCAAATCCTCCAGCTGA